In Plasmodium gaboni strain SY75 chromosome 11, whole genome shotgun sequence, the following proteins share a genomic window:
- a CDS encoding putative RNA (uracil-5-)methyltransferase: MSTYLFVYYLALLLIHFFLLCNKKGFHFCHSVVLKKRTFSFKLLSLNNKIKKIVSKKKGVIEKMDISDKEALMDMNTRSAVRNKNIHLSINNYTNILNREHINTKLIRSNVLSIFSYTLKYMNKKSLNKWLRKNIKATFYDTYIPRNKPLAYIRFKTYDDLRIFEKLIENKRFYSDDSLSLIKINRVYNKQNNNILRKKRKFNEENKLNYNMNDEKYEKNDVNNTYDDDIKFLSVNNDKYGEFQSYNNNNNDNNNNNNDINNYYDCTEGDRKKFKKDDLYNSSNNNNNNSKYNYNVMQKQNNDDKEFIDLQSIIKINKEEKFKSIENYVTPFYKYPYQEQIIIKHNFLKKCKDQILFNLKSKWMKQNILFGDMESNIINEEIDLNNIQDYYEQKQNKKNQTSKDNCINKTVLTDIKKSSSITRETSLNDKMKQYDIQVDEPLYPNYEGTIHYRNKCEFTISYDENQNVEIGFVVGKMKTCIKDDNLDKNSSEDNNCNFSENNISNNASPINETHSTKLRNKKQKQSYYLNPIVKNVDQCIHIHPAMKEVVQEMKSIIKESNLPVFDRVYKTGVWRLLVVRMNSKNELMITVQTYNLDCKKKKEIKRLLINRLSKNKDDTPKYFCNFKVLSIYIQEHESPNDSFDQSLNEHLWGMEYLEETILDNKFLLTPSCFFQVNRDSCQILYKRVIDYINIKEGVKNYIFDLCCGTGTISICASNILKRNDVHIIGIDICESSIISANKNAKMNNINNYKFLHGRVEEFFSKEIKNIQTDNANIICIIDPPRNGIANSVLNILSAHHLINQIIYVSCNPITLIKNVTNILFLNETLKIKNMAFVDMFPHTFHLECITNIVKKA; encoded by the exons ATGAGTACATATCTctttgtttattatttagCACTTTTgttaatacatttttttcttttgtgTAATAAGAAAGGGTTTCATTTTTGTCACTCTGTTGTTTTGAAGAAAAGAactttttcatttaaattgttaagtttgaataataaaattaaaaagatcgtaagtaaaaaaaaaggagTAATAGAAAAAATGGATATTAGTGATAAGGAAGCACTTATGGATATGAATACGAGGAGTGCTGTTaggaataaaaatattcatttgtctataaataattatacgaatatattaaatagagaacatataaatacaaaattaATTAGAAGTAATGTATTAAGTATTTTTAGTTATactttaaaatatatgaacaagaaaagtttaaataaatggttacgaaaaaatattaaagcTACATTCTATGATACCTATATTCCTAGAAATAAACCATTGGCATATATAAGATTTAAAACTTATGATGATTTAAGAATATTTGAGAAATTGATAGAAAATAAACGTTTTTATAGTGATGATAGTTTATCACTTATTAAGATTAATAGagtatataataaacagaataataatatattaagaaaaaaaaggaaatttaatgaagaaaataaattgaactataatatgaatgatgaaaaatatgaaaagaaTGATGTAAACAATACatatgatgatgatataaaatttttaagtgttaataatgataaatatgGAGAATTTcaatcatataataataataataatgataataataataataataatgatataaataattattatgattgTACTGAAGGTGATAGgaaaaaatttaaaaaagatgatttatataatagtagtaataataataataataatagtaaatataattataatgttatgcaaaaacaaaataatgatgataaagAATTTATAGATTTACAAagtattataaaaataaataaagaagaaaaatttaaaagtattgaaaattatgttacaccattttataaatatccATATCAAGaacaaataattatcaaacataactttttaaaaaaatgtaaagatcaaattttatttaatttgaAAAGTAAATGGATGAAACAAAATATTCTATTTGGAGATATGGAATCCAATATAATTAATGAAGAAATtgatttaaataatatacaagattattatgaacaaaaacaaaataaaaaaaatcaaaCCAGTAAAGATAATTGTATTAATAAAACAGTATTAAcagatataaaaaaaagtagTTCAATTACAAGAGAAACATcattaaatgataaaatgAAACAATATGATATACAAGTAGATGAACCATTATATCCAAATTATGAAGGAACTATTCattatagaaataaatGTGAATTTACTATATCATATGATGAAAATCAAAATGTAGAAATTGGTTTTGTTGTAGGCAAAATGAAAACATGTATAAAAGATGATAATCTTGATAAAAATTCAAGTGAAGATAATAATTGTAATTTTAGTGAAAACAATATAAGTAATAATGCTTCACCAATTAATGAAACACATAGTACAAAACTAAGAAAcaaaaaacaaaaacaatcatattatttaaatcCAATAGTTAAAAATGTTGATCAATGTATACATATTCATCCAGCCATGAAGGAAGTTGTACAAGAAATGAAGTCTATAATAAAGGAATCTAATTTACCAGTATTTGATCGTGTTTATAAAACAG GCGTTTGGAGATTACTCGTTGTGCGTATGAACAGCAAGAACGAATTAATGATCACTGTTCAAACTTATAATCTTgattgtaaaaaaaaaaaagaaataaaaagattATTAATAAACAGGCTAAGTAAAAACAAAGATGATACACCTAAATATTTCTGTAACTTTAAAGTTCtatccatatatatacaagAACATGAAAGTCCAAATGATTCCTTTGACCAATCCTTAAATGAACATTTATGGGGAATGGAATATTTAGAAGAAACCATTTTAGAcaataaatttttattaacaCCTTCATGTTTTTTTCAAGTAAATCGTGATAGTTGtcaaatattatataaaagagttattgattatataaatataaaagaaggagtcaaaaattatatattcgATTTATGTTGTGGTACAGGTACCATAAGCATTTGTGCATCtaatatattgaaaagAAATGATGTTCATATAATTGGTATAGATATTTGTGAAAGTAGCATTATTAGTGCAAATAAAAATGcaaaaatgaataatattaacaattATAAATTTCTTCATGGAAGAGTTGaagaatttttttcaaaagaaattaaaaatatacaaacAGATAATgcaaatattatatgtattatagATCCACCTAGAAACGGTATAGCTAATAGTGTTCTCAACATTTTAAGTGCTCATCATTTAATCAATCAAATTATTTATGTCTCATGTAACCCTATTACATTAATAAAGAATgtaacaaatatattattcttaaaTGAAACATtgaaaattaaaaatatggCCTTTGTTGATATGTTCCCTCACACCTTCCATTTGGAGTGTATTACAAATATTGTCAAAAAGGCATAA
- a CDS encoding hypothetical protein (conserved Plasmodium protein, unknown function), whose product MKIIKGIIIYYCLVSLGESSNIPRNVPDKILNKSLTDTLNYNFNLDDVMGIFDKIFKNNVDDFKIEENNDIKNLEFRKYTFNEHNYDLLYESFRDYCLNEVVNNENCIKFLDVDNILNVFHDIDSVFHSRFYKEIKEVKSYIFEIIKLLNKSDDLSVKIKKTFDGIKSKKNMLLKSLDERFNTAVPIISYFEGMTYNLTKENNNINFYEMMVQYGNDLNSAVKNALVEYVYTYREVKNFQKKLEKYIEKNAKILSKMHRKIVLSIFYMIADMNKTTEKIDNLINKKVEEYEEWINKENVNFSRMISNLKYNVDFNIDDINSIIDTSKENLLKNNIDFINMSEYVTFHSPNKTINSIIHFLNNKYSKNVHIIFLYNEEYINLNFNMKEEKSEEPSSKIDLKLMNKSNFDHLDYIETTKYENILTSMKKENHSYFHLEKGDIDNLIDDLFVKYDDNNNNSPWIKEKSMDVKEGAKEGYTDLNDEITKYTEKMEKKIDNVTDDYIFKPTIKSYIEGVKNLFGNAIFQFNKYIYTFDKNYEDTSVNNETGDQIVDMSNKFEKDVYPEDIEEGEEIIDDENIEDEENNFKGDNKNVQEKELTEEKVHKKGNIDGQIEDMKENKERTDEVKDGDKNDVKDKDKNDVKEKDKNDLKDEDKSDVTDEDKNDVKEKDKNDLKDEHKSDVTDEHKSDVTDEDKSDVKDEDKSDVKDEDKSDVKDEDKNDVKDEDKSDVKDEDKNDVKDEDKSDVKDEDKNDEPTITSIEESIKLLNEKKKSNKIKLSNTVDDINEFENEFQSTYENDYENEYENEFEDEYKMLCENNCDGSNENKNNVLSIFESSNLKYLWRIPIINNLYNSCCKDKLENDNNENIQNINVFEVDEEEILKIYDNMDSIKYEDVTRWIKDNILYAVPDMNYILGALKSQKRYMNNVSSTRIGGTDSNSIHQNYFYDSFYGRDYLIMKSKGVHVETFLYPYFETLNMELNEAGICPWGNYYSCMEKYVKEHIKNKMIDDKILFVYIGTFKEEIFKLSRSKTADDLKKIHLKQFLDNEKEYDFFNNFMIKKYNEEYNFFENLKTHIVYHSRYKHLLMYGIDFNFHVSYFLKGDIQFLPLSYYYDSIIYFKVIFATSKYGYHEIVPIDDDIIKFGLLLSLDNKNKNVHYLISSEVKQDTNYDLMKNKIGVIKIYEVSYEMLNMQLINNKYKVNVTKNMRIILEKEVIFNNNQKKLLDYIDSFYDIMNKIMKNNMNLELYGKTFFVHVQRV is encoded by the exons atgaaaataattaagggtataataatatattattgtttaGTTTCTTTGGGTGAATCTTCAAATATACCTAGAAATGTCCCAGACAAAATATTGAATAAAAGTTTAACAGATACATtgaattataattttaatttagATGATGTTATGGGtatatttgataaaatCTTCAAGAACAATGTTGATGACTTTAaaatagaagaaaataatgatataaagAATTTGGAATTTAGgaaatatacatttaatGAACACAATTATGATTTACTATACGAATCGTTTAGAGATTATT gTCTTAACGAAGTTGTGAATAATGAAAATTGCATAAAATTTTTAGACGTGGACAATATTCTCAATGTATTTCATGATATAGATAGCGTTTTTCATTCTCGATTTTATAAAGAGATTAAAGAAGTAAAaagttatatttttgaaattataaaattgtTAAATAAAAGTGATGATCTTAGTGttaaaataaagaagaCATTTGATGGAATTAAAAGTAAGAAAAATATGCTGCTTAAATCATTGGATGAACGATTTAACACAGCTGTTCCTATAATTAGCTATTTTGAAGGCATGACATATAATTTAACcaaagaaaataataatataaatttttatgaaatGATGGTACAGTATGGTAATGATTTAAATAGTGCTGTAAAAAATGCACTAGTAgaatatgtatatacatatagagaagtaaaaaattttcagaaaaaattagaaaaatatatagaaaagaatgcaaaaatattatctaAAATGCATAGAAAAATAGTATTGAgcatattttatatgattgcagatatgaataaaactactgaaaaaattgataatttaattaataaaaaagtaGAAGAATATGAGGAATGGATAAATAAGGAAAATGTGAATTTTAGTAGAATGATAAgtaatttaaaatataatgttgattttaatatagatgatataaatagtATTATTGATACAtcaaaagaaaatttattaaaaaataatattgattttattaatatgagTGAATATGTCACATTTCACAGTCCAAATAAAACTATCAATTCTATTATACATTTCTTAaacaataaatattcaaaaaatgttcatattatatttttatataatgaagaatatattaatttgaattttaatatgaaagaagaaaaatCAGAGGAACCATCATCCAAAATTGATTTAAAACTTATGAATAAATCGAATTTTGATCATTTAGATTATATAGAAACAacaaaatatgaaaatatattaacttccatgaaaaaagaaaatcaTTCTTATTTTCATTTGGAGAAAGGAGATATTGATAACCTTATTGATGATCTTTTTGTCaaatatgatgataataataataatagtcCATGgataaaagaaaaatcAATGGATGTTAAAGAAGGTGCAAAAGAAGGATATACTGATCTAAATGATGAAATTACCAAATATACAgaaaaaatggaaaaaaaaattgataaTGTTACAGACgattatatatttaaacCTACTATAAAAAGTTATATAGAAGGTGTGAAAAATCTTTTTGGAAATGCTATTTTTCAgtttaataaatatatatatacctttgataaaaattatgaagaTACAAGTGTCAATAATGAAACCGGTGATCAAATTGTTGATATGAGTAATAAATTCGAGAAAGATGTATATCCTGAGGATATAGAAGAGGGTGAAGAAATTATTGACGATGAAAATATAGAggatgaagaaaataattttaaaggggataataaaaatgtacAAGAAAAGGAATTAACAGAAGAAAAAGTGCATAAGAAAGGAAATATTGATGGCCAAATTGAGGAtatgaaagaaaataaagaaagaACTGATGAGGTGAAGGATGGagataaaaatgatgtgaaagataaagataaaaatgatgtaaaagaaaaagataaaaatgatttGAAAGATGAAGACAAAAGTGATGTAACAGATgaagataaaaatgatgtaaaagaaaaagataaaaatgatttGAAAGATGAACACAAAAGTGATGTAACAGATGAACACAAAAGTGATGTAACAGATGAAGACAAAAGTGATGTAAAAGATGAAGACAAAAGTGATGTAAAAGATGAAGACAAAAGTGATGTAAAAGATGAAGACAAAAATGATGTAAAAGATGAAGACAAAAGTGATGTAAAAGATGAAGACAAAAATGATGTAAAAGATGAAGACAAAAGTGATGTAAAAGATGAGGACAAAAATGATGAGCCAACTATAACATCAATTGAAGAATcaattaaattattaaatgaaaaaaaaaaatctaataaaataaaactaAGCAATACAGTagatgatataaatgaatttGAGAATGAATTTCAAAGTACATACGAAAATGATTATGAAAATgaatatgaaaatgaaTTTGAAGAcgaatataaaatgttatGTGAAAATAATTGTGACGGTtcaaatgaaaataaaaataatgtgTTATCCATATTTGAAAGTTcaaatttaaaatatttatggAGGATACctataataaataatttatataattcatgTTGTAAAGATAAACtagaaaatgataataatgagaatatacaaaatattaacGTATTCGAAGTtgatgaagaagaaattttaaaaatatatgataatatggattcaataaaatatgaagatGTTACCAGATGGATTAAggataatatattatatgcaGTACCAGatatgaattatattttgGGAGCTTTAAAATCACAAAAGCGATATATGAATAACGTAAGTAGTACTAGAATTGGAGGTACAGATAGTAATAGTATTCATcagaattatttttatgattcATTTTATGGACGtgattatttaattatGAAATCGAAAGGAGTTCATGTAGAGacatttttatatcctTATTTTGAAACATTAAATATGGAATTAAATGAAGCTGGAATTTGTCCATGGggaaattattattcttgtatggaaaaatatgtaaaagaacatataaagaataaaatgattgatgataaaatattatttgtatatataggaacttttaaagaagaaatatttaaattatcaaGATCAAAAACAGCAGACgatttaaagaaaatacatttaaaacaatttttggataatgaaaaagaatatgatttttttaataattttatgataaaaaaatataatgaagaatataatttctttgaaaatttaaaaacaCATATAGTATATCATTCAAGatataaacatttattAATGTATGGTATTGATTTCAATTTTCATGTTTCTTATTTCTTAAAAGGAGATATTCAATTCTTACCCTTGTCCTATTATTATGACTCCATAATTTATTTCAAAGTTATTTTTGCTACATCAAAATATGGATATCATGAAATAGTACCAAttgatgatgatataataaaatttgGATTATTACTTTCTttagataataaaaataaaaatgtacACTATTTAATTTCTTCAGAAGTCAAGCAAGATACAAATTATGatttaatgaaaaataaaataggagtaattaaaatttatgaAGTCTCATATGAAATGCTCAACATGCAATTAATTAACAACAAATATAAAGTCAATGTAACCAAAAATATGAGAATTATTTTAGAAAAAGAAgttatatttaataataaccaaaaaaaacttcttgattatattgattctttttatgatattatgaataaaataatgaaaaataatatgaactTGGAATTATATGGAAAAACATTTTTTGTTCATGTTCAAAGGGTTTAA